In the genome of Ensifer sp. WSM1721, the window TGCGCGCATCGGCGGCAATCTCGGCGCTGCTTTCGAGCGCGCCTCTTTCGGCGGAATTGACCGAAGCGCGGGACGCGATCGCCGCCTTGCCGGCTGATTTGCTCGTGCGCCTCGATTCGACGCTTGCCGAGGAACTGCCGTTTCTGAAGCGCGACGGCGGCTTCCTGCGCGAGGGAGCGAGCGCCGAGCTTGACGAGATGCGGGCGCTGCGCGACCAGTCGCGCCGCGTGATCGCCGGCCTGCAGCTCCAATATTGCGAAGAGACCGGTATCAAGTCGCTGAAGATCAAACATAACAATGTGCTCGGCTATTTCATCGAGGTGACCGCCGGCAATGCCGGCGCGATGACCGACACGGATGCCGGCCGAGCCCGTTTCATCCATCGCCAGACTATGGCGAACGCCATGCGCTTCACCACGACCGAGCTCGCCGAACTCGAGACCAAGATCGCCAATGCCGCCGACCGGGCGCTGGCGATCGAGCTCCAGGCCTTCGAGGCGATGACGCGCGAGGTGGTCGCCAATGCCGAGGCGATAAAGGCGGCAGCGCTTGCGCTTGCGACCTTCGACGTCTCGGCCGGTCTCGCCGTCCTTGCCGAGGAGCAAAATTATGCGCGCCCCGTCGTCGATCACTCGCGGATGTTCGCCATCGAAGGCGGGCGCCACCCGGTCGTCGAGCAGGCGCTGAGGCGCCAGGCGGCCAATCCCTTCGTCGCCAATGGCTGCGACCTGTCGCCTCCGGTTGGTCAGGACGGCGGCTCGATCTGGTTGCTCACCGGCCCGAATATGGGCGGCAAGTCGACCTTCCTGCGCCAGAACGCGCTGATCGCGATCATGGCGCAGATGGGCTCCTTCGTGCCGGCCGCCGCCGCGCATATCGGCGTCGTCGACCGGCTCTTCTCGCGCGTCGGCGCTTCGGACGATTTGGCGCGCGGCCGCTCGACCTTCATGGTCGAGATGGTCGAGACGGCGGCGATCCTCAACCAGGCGACCGACCGCTCGCTGGTGATCCTCGACGAGATCGGCCGCGGCACGGCGACCTTCGACGGTCTGTCGATCGCCTGGGCGGCGGTCGAGCATCTGCACGAGGTCAATCGCTGCCGCGGTCTCTTCGCCACGCATTTCCATGAATTGACGGTGCTTTCGGAAAAGCTCGGCCGACTCTCCAACGCGACGATGCGGGTGAAGGAATGGGACGGCGACGTGATCTTCCTGCACGAGGTCGGTCCTGGCGCCGCCGACCGCTCCTACGGCATTCAGGTCGCCCGTCTTGCCGGCCTGCCCGCTTCGGTTGTTGCGCGCGCGAAGGACGTGCTCGCCAAGCTCGAGGATGCCGACCGCAAGAACCCGGCCAGCCAGCTCATCGACGACCTGCCGCTCTTCCAGGTCGCGGTCAGGCGCGAGGAGGCGGCGAGGGCATCCGGGCCCTCAAAGGTCGAGGAGGCGCTGAAGGCCCTGAACCCGGACGACATGACGCCGCGCGAGGCGCTGGAGGCTCTCTATGCGCTGAAGAAGGAAGCTGCGAGCCGCTGAGGCCGCCGCCTGTCAGCACTGTCCGATCTGCTCGATTTTCCCCTGTCATCCGGTGGGCAAAAACGTTATACAGCGCCGCGTGCCTTTCAATCCGGCACCCGAGATCACGATGATCTTTGGGTCGACTCGACCCAAATGATAAACGTGATCGATTTAAGGACGTTGGAGCGGGATGTAGGCGGAAAACCGCTTCACACTTTTCCTCATCCCGCTCTAGTAAT includes:
- the mutS gene encoding DNA mismatch repair protein MutS, with amino-acid sequence MNFLMDASNPTGDVLSVSDLASEVSRSAATPMMEQFIEIKANNPDSLLFYRMGDFYELFFQDAVEASRALGITLTKRGQHLGQEIPMCGVPVHAADDYLQKLIALGFRVAVCEQVEDPAEAKKRGSKSVVRRDVVRLVTPGTITEDKLLSPSESNYLMALARIRSSGSEPGYALAWIDISTGIFRLAETAQNRLLADILRIEPRELILPDTVFHEPELRPVFDVLGRVAVPQPAVLFDSATAEGRICRYYGVKTLDGFGSFSRAELAAASAAISYVEKTQLQERPALGTPERESVASTLFIDPATRANLELVKTLSGSREGSLLRALDRTVTSGGARLLAERLMSPLTDPERINERLDSIEILIDQPSFAADVRDALRRAPDMPRALSRLALGRGGPRDLGAIQAGLRASAAISALLSSAPLSAELTEARDAIAALPADLLVRLDSTLAEELPFLKRDGGFLREGASAELDEMRALRDQSRRVIAGLQLQYCEETGIKSLKIKHNNVLGYFIEVTAGNAGAMTDTDAGRARFIHRQTMANAMRFTTTELAELETKIANAADRALAIELQAFEAMTREVVANAEAIKAAALALATFDVSAGLAVLAEEQNYARPVVDHSRMFAIEGGRHPVVEQALRRQAANPFVANGCDLSPPVGQDGGSIWLLTGPNMGGKSTFLRQNALIAIMAQMGSFVPAAAAHIGVVDRLFSRVGASDDLARGRSTFMVEMVETAAILNQATDRSLVILDEIGRGTATFDGLSIAWAAVEHLHEVNRCRGLFATHFHELTVLSEKLGRLSNATMRVKEWDGDVIFLHEVGPGAADRSYGIQVARLAGLPASVVARAKDVLAKLEDADRKNPASQLIDDLPLFQVAVRREEAARASGPSKVEEALKALNPDDMTPREALEALYALKKEAASR